A part of Miscanthus floridulus cultivar M001 chromosome 6, ASM1932011v1, whole genome shotgun sequence genomic DNA contains:
- the LOC136457188 gene encoding beta-fructofuranosidase, insoluble isoenzyme 4-like produces the protein MSMALRRLRPWAFLLFFLVLFSYDESGLWSRSRTRSGVAQATQRVFLCPQAPKVSSIVSSKYRTAYHFQPPKNWINDPNGPVYYNGIYHQFYQYNPNGSLWGNIVWGHSVSTDLINWIRLEPAIERTTPSDINGCWTGSATILKSDQPAIIYTGADTEKRQVQNIAFPKNLSDPYLREWIKPDNNPLIQPVGQGLNPNQFRDPTTGWIGPDGLWRIAVGAELDGYSAALLYKSEDFVHWTRVDHPLYSSNDSTMWECPDFFAVLPGKNIGLDLSAAIPNGTKHVLKMSLDNCDKYMIGVYDLKSDAFVPDSVLEDRRLWSRIDYGNYYASKSFFDSKKGRRIIWGWTNETDSSSDDVAKGWAGIHAIPRTIWLDKDSKQLLQWPVEEFESLRGKEVSQQGLELKKGDLFEIKEIDTLQADVEIDFELTSIGSADPFDPSWLLDIEKHCREADESVHGGIGPFGLVLLASDNMEEHTSVHFRVYKSQEKYMVLMCSDLRKSSLRSELYTPAYGGFFEIDLEKEKTISLRTLIDRSAVESFGGGGRVCIMARVYPVALIDDGGTRMYAFNNGTTTVRVPRLKAWSMRRAQVNVKKG, from the exons ATGTCCATGGCCCTCAGGCGGCTCCGACCTTGGgccttccttctcttcttccttgtcCTTTTCTCCTACGATGAATCTGGTCTTTGGAGCAGAAGCAGGACTAGGAGTGGAGTCGCGCAGGCCACGCAGAGAGTCTTCCTGTGTCCACAGGCTCCCAAGGTCTCCTCCATCGTGAGCAGCAAGTACAGGACTGCCTACCACTTCCAGCCTCCCAAGAACTGGATCAACG atccaaatg GACCAGTGTACTACAATGGTATCTATCACCAATTCTACCAGTACAACCCAAATGGTTCTCTCTGGGGTAACATAGTCTGGGGCCACTCGGTCTCAACAGATCTCATCAACTGGATTCGGCTTGAACCGGCGATAGAACGGACGACTCCGAGCGATATCAATGGCTGCTGGACAGGTTCAGCCACAATCCTCAAGAGTGACCAGCCTGCCATTATATACACTGGTGCTGACACGGAGAAGCGTCAGGTCCAAAATATTGCGTTTCCCAAGAACTTGTCTGATCCATACCTGAGGGAGTGGATCAAGCCAGACAACAACCCACTGATCCAACCAGTTGGACAAGGATTGAACCCAAACCAGTTCAGAGATCCGACGACCGGTTGGATCGGACCAGATGGGCTGTGGAGGATAGCAGTTGGGGCTGAACTGGACGGCTACAGTGCTGCACTTCTGTACAAGAGTGAGGATTTTGTGCACTGGACTAGAGTGGATCACCCACTATACTCTTCCAATGACTCCACCATGTGGGAGTGCCCGGATTTCTTTGCAGTGTTACCGGGCAAGAACATTGGGCTGGACCTGTCGGCGGCGATCCCGAATGGCACCAAGCATGTCCTCAAGATGagccttgacaattgtgacaAGTACATGATTGGTGTTTATGATCTGAAAAGTGATGCCTTTGTGCCAGATTCCGTTCTTGAGGACCGAAGACTGTGGTCAAGGATTGATTATGGCAATTACTATGCTTCAAAGTCGTTCTTTGATTCGAAGAAAGGCAGGAGGATCATATGGGGTTGGACAAATGAGACAGACAGTTCGTCGGATGACGTTGCCAAAGGTTGGGCTGGAATCCAT GCAATCCCCAGGACTATATGGTTAGATAAAGACAGTAAGCAACTGCTGCAATGGCCAGTTGAAGAGTTTGAGTCACTTCGAGGAAAAGAAGTCAGCCAGCAAGGCCTGGAGCTCAAGAAAGGGGATCTGTTTGAGATTAAGGAAATTGATACTCTGCAG GCAGATGTGGAGATAGATTTCGAGCTTACATCCATAGGAAGTGCcgatccttttgacccttcctgGCTCTTGGACATTGAGAAGCACTGTCGGGAAGCAGATGAGTCGGTTCATGGCGGCATAGGCCCATTTGGGCTTGTGCTTCTTGCATCTGACAACATGGAAGAGCACACCTCTGTGCACTTTAGAGTTTACAAATCACAGGAGAAGTACATGGTTCTTATGTGCTCTGATCTGAGAAA GTCGTCCTTGAGATCAGAACTGTACACACCAGCCTATGGAGGCTTCTTTGAGATCGACCTCGAGAAGGAAAAGACGATATCTTTGAGAACTTTG ATCGATCGCTCTGCGGTGGAGAGCTTCGGTGGAGGTGGCAGGGTCTGCATCATGGCTAGGGTCTATCCTGTGGCGCTCATCGACGATGGCGGCACTCGCATGTATGCCTTCAACAATGGCACTACAACCGTCAGAGTGCCTCGCCTAAAGGCATGGAGCATGAGGAGAGCACAAGTTAATGTTAAGAAGGGATAA
- the LOC136457189 gene encoding uncharacterized protein, giving the protein MGRLTKEQAAREAGTNATSLNLTHRALSDVSCLSSFKNLERLDLGYNCLVTLEGLSSCANLKWLSVIENKLVSLKGVEELSKLQVLNAGKNKLTKMDEVASLTSLGALILNDNNISSICKLDRLQQLNTLVLSKNPVFTIGNALVKAKSMKKLSLSHCQIENIGSSLAECVELKELRLSHNKISTIPSDLAKNVKILNLDLGNNFIERSSDLKVLSELRYLRNLNLQGNPVSEKDSLVKKVKKFVPTLRILNAKPLEATSKSDKSSRKKNPPSKDKDSIGIDTKRDKRKKSKQELKGLEELEVQSISTGVTTLNPGNKLEVRDGKERKKVKKEAKTKKSEELDHANNSNLKNKDVQSSAYDTSMKDKKEAKRKKFVDEEDVDAEGIDNTEISFADLMFSNVGNPETKLKDSSTLEAAPDGKFVGGLVIDHTKKRKKSKGVVTITDSSALKMFSSMPEVGAGGLGLSGWEE; this is encoded by the exons atggGGCGGCTGACCAAGGAGCAGGCGGCGCGCGAGGCGGGGACTAACGCCACGTCCCTCAACCTCACCCACCGCGCGCTATCCGAC GTGTCGTGCCTGAGCAGTTTCAAGAACCTGGAGCGCCTCGACCTCGGCTACAACTGCCTCGTCACCCTCGAG GGTTTGTCCTCCTGTGCCAATTTGAAGTGGCTTTCGGTTATCGAAAACAAGCTTGTGAGCTTAAAAGGTGTTGAGGAGCTCTCAAAGCTGCAG GTACTGAATGCTGGCAAGAACAAACTTACGAAAATGGATGAGGTCGCATCTTTAACAAGCCTGGGAGCATTGATTCTTAACG ATAACAATATTTCTTCCATCTGCAAGCTTGATCGGTTGCAGCAGTTGAATACACTTG TTCTGTCTAAGAATCCTGTTTTTACCATCGGCAATGCTTTGGTCAAGGCTAAGTCTATGAAAAAG CTATCCTTGTCTCACTGCCAAATAGAAAATATTGGATCTTCTCTTGCCGAGTGTGTGGAACTGAAGGAACTTAGGCTTTCTCACAACAAGATCAGT ACAATCCCTTCAGATTTGGCAAAAAATGTGAAGATCTTGAACCTTGATTTGGGGAATAACTTTATTGAGAGGAGTTCAGATTTGAAG GTACTTTCTGAATTGCGCTACTTGAGGAACCTTAATTTGCAGGGAAATCCTGTTTCTGAGAAAGACAGTCTTGTCAAAAAG GTTAAGAAATTTGTGCCAACCTTGCGCATATTGAATGCAAAGCCCCTAGAGGCCACGTCCAAGAGTGATAAGAGCTCTAGAAAAAAGAATCCTCCGAGCAAAGATAAAGACTCCATTGGGATTGATACAAAGAGGGATAAAAGGAAGAAATCTAAACAAGAGTTAAAGGGCCTTGAAGAGCTTGAAGTCCAGAGTATTTCCACAGGTGTCACCACTTTGAACCCTGGTAATAAACTTGAAGTGCGAGACGGTAAGGAAAGGAAAAAGGTGAAGAAGGAAGCTAAGACGAAGAAATCTGAAGAGCTAGACCATGCCAATAACAGTAACTTAAAGAACAAAGACGTTCAATCTTCTGCCTATGATACCAGCATGAAGGACAAAAAGGAAGCCAAGAGGAAGAAATTCGTTGACGAAGAAGATGTAGATGCCGAAGGAATTGACAATACAGAAATCTCATTTGCAGATTTAATGTTTTCCAATGTGGGCAATCCAGAGACAAAGCTAAAGGACAGCTCAACCCTGGAAGCTGCTCCTGATGGAAAATTTGTTGGAGGTCTGGTAATTGATCACacgaagaagagaaagaaatcaaAAGGTGTTGTCACCATCACTGACTCTTCAGCTCTTAAGATGTTTTCCTCAATGCCAGAGGTGGGAGCAGGAGGGCTTGGCCTGTCAGGATGGGAAGAGTAG
- the LOC136457190 gene encoding vacuolar protein sorting-associated protein 55 homolog, producing MILFTVLAGLAFMSSTSILLQILACALYNNWWPMLAALMYVLVPMPCLFFGGGSTHFLTSREGGGWMNAAKFLTGASAMGSLAIPAILRHAGLIETGAMFIEFTSFFILVCTVLCFHRATLDEDW from the exons ATGATTCTCTTTACAGT GCTCGCTGGACTCGCGTTCATGTCCTCCACGAGTATTCTACTGCAGATACTG GCATGCGCTTTGTACAACAACTGGTGGCCCATGTTAGCAG CTCTCATGTACGTCCTTGTACCAATGCCATGCCTGTTTTTTGGTGGTGGATCCACACACTTCTTGACTAGCAGAGAAGGTGGAGG GTGGATGAATGCAGCAAAATTCCTGACTGGTGCGTCCGCCATGGGAAGCCTCGCTATTCCAGCAATTCTGAGGCATGCTGGCCTAATCGAGACTGGGGCTATGTTCATCGAGTTCACGTCCTTCTTCATCCTTGTATGCACAGTGCTGTGCTTCCATAGGGCTACCCTGGATGAAGACTGGTAA